From the Mahella australiensis 50-1 BON genome, the window GAAAGGGTTAATGCCTCATGAAAGTCAAAGTTTTACGTGTCGGCATATATCAGACGAATTGCTATATATGCGTATATGATGACAATAATTCGGCAGTTATAATCGATCCGGGTGATGAAGGGGAGAGAATATACGGCGTTGTAGCACAAGATAAATTAGCAATTACGCATATAATACTGACGCACGGGCATCCGGATCATGTCGGCGCAGTACCCTACTTAAGAAAGTTTACGGGCGCTAAAGTATTAATCCATAAAGATGACTCCTTTATGATAACTGATAGCGAAGCCTCTTCCTTTGCGCATTTATTGGGTATGAATCCAGTATCGATGGTCCCAGACGGCTTTTTG encodes:
- a CDS encoding MBL fold metallo-hydrolase, with the translated sequence MKVKVLRVGIYQTNCYICVYDDNNSAVIIDPGDEGERIYGVVAQDKLAITHIILTHGHPDHVGAVPYLRKFTGAKVLIHKDDSFMITDSEASSFAHLLGMNPVSMVPDGFLTDNDTIDMSFSKAHIMHTPGHTPGSICIQMRDCLFTGDTLFAGSIGRTDLPGGDEHEMRISLNRILTNIDDNTILYPGHGPSSTIKYERVSNPFLTDMDL